One part of the Mya arenaria isolate MELC-2E11 chromosome 3, ASM2691426v1 genome encodes these proteins:
- the LOC128229310 gene encoding uncharacterized protein LOC128229310 isoform X4: protein MIVVLWRISFLCLVLLVAGVPGSICSGDRDGIVRYGPGCELPCFCKDRGECDQTSGTCKAGCAPGMFGPSCQYRDIAHDQMKNARHSDNLEQHHRYADLAVDDNLTTCSSTDFANKLRTEPPWWLIWFPFDVSFSYIEMTIKKTSLRFMSNFTVSVKNMSEHQGASITFWPSEEHLCYSGDGFDIEKDSHYVTIKLFCSSLSMGNTIKITLGSTNTQLELCDVNIKQGGSIAHGKRTSSSPAKKGNASNVVDGSLVKVEKNCFVGKNPNPWWQVDLGGVSSIRELRLTPFYQKSFSGYKVNISTHENYSSWKTVYNDSSSGQKYVQLTFAARHIRIYRPGKTKLSLCEVEVYEVCGYRRWGDACEKECYCGGEAPCDMYTGSCPGTSCDKSMHGQHCSTRCNKHCSKGCNKSDGKCSSCEPGYHGDFCNEPCVNNTFGPNCSNKCTEHCTGQCDNVNGICTMCSPGYKGQFCNEAYDNGTFGRNCLQNCSNQCSGPCNKELGTCNSCQPGYQGNFCRKPCDNNTYGLNCGKQCSDQCFGHCNTIDGACTTCEPGFEGQFCNNSCVNNTFGPNCSYKCNEHCTGQCDNVNGICTMCSPGYKGQFCNEACDNNTYGLNCGKQCSDQCFGHCNTIDGTCTTCEPGFEGQFCNNSCVNNTFGPNCSYKCNEHCTGQCDNVNGICTMCSPGYKGQFCIEGCDNNTYGLNCAKQCSDHCSGPCNNIDGNCTTCKPGFEGQFCNNSCTKTKWGMNCNKTCGQCATEECNSYNGFCETGCKAGYQLNTCNEPCDNRSFGVNCSGTCNSNCKGPCNKTNGLCMDCQSGWNGSYCDKNCPGGYYGSRCIHGCGYCLNSPCDRVSGNCSEGCKPGYQHTPKCFEKCPIGTFGLKCLRHCSVHCDRTCDRVRGHCSCQTGYQLPKCIYECELGTWGKNCDQTCGGCHAENCSKTDGHCLSGCKYGYKISSDCMEKCDDGKYGYNCSESCSRNCEDPTSCNTTTGFCGSCKRGWQGAMCSERCPDQRYGQNCQEKCGHCAGATCNIMDGHCISCIPGYINDGRCKTGCEAGSHGVDCQERCGMCAGNKSCHPENGTCPLGCKTGFSGDGCTQNLQAPSEPLIVAIAGAVGGGVLIITVIAVTVVVLLIKRCEAEQCQKKTPANKINKSAEIRHPGTSKAQTKSSDDPEESGNKQRKVYFQDKHLPVAPTDDPVVVLEPTYGNMSGEEGQSPPNPVTLSQLLSYIGTKSADQTYFSNEYTKIPTGMIHPATAARDPENAGKSRYKNLYAYDHSRVHLKKQQGETDYINACFIQGYSGRPEFIASQGPMEAMIEDFVRMIWENSVITVVMVTNPVELGKIKCLPYWGEINEEKEIGMFVVELTAEQQNSDFVVRDIKVLEKTNPDVARSVRQFHYTAWPDKDVPDSPASLLMFWHTVRAYDPQRVAPWLVHCSAGVGRTGTFIAMDILHSHGNKTGVLDVFQCVHTLRDQRVNMVQTLSQYKFLHEVMYEALVLSSWPVPIDEFPNEHQRLIKVDPVLNKTNILLEYENEKAYQTMVLSKIRLDSYGQEMDVFSIASLPENVSKNRSQSLLAHNMYRPILRTPVSGRNDYINAVYIPTLFERYAFVVSQTPLEETLVDFCRLIHDLDIRIVVSFPDEGREQVGKLPTSGSSTIGPFTVRFEKEKTSDSIIHRKYSLTNKTGGKKEFCQLVYRKWTMRQVVPSDRKSFVMLLHEVETLRKANRKCPVLITCFMGFERSGLVAVLFAILAILTRTGAVSVPLVIRHLRTRRQQLIPNFEQFQFCHDVVLDHANARETCDNV from the exons ATGATCGTTGTTTTGTGGAGGATAAGTTTTCTCTGCTTGGTTTTGCTTGTGGCAGGCGTACCAG GCTCTATCTGCTCAGGAGATAGGGATGGCATAGTGAGATATGGACCGGGATGTGAGCTCCCGTGCTTCTGTAAGGATAGGGGAGAATGTGATCAAACGAGCGGCACGTGCAAGGCGGGCTGCGCTCCAGGCATGTTCGGGCCTAGCTGCCAGTACC GTGATATTGCACACGACCAAATGAAGAACGCGAGGCATTCGGACAATTTGGAACAACACCATCGCTATGCTGACCTGGCTGTGGACGATAACCTCACCACTTGCAGCTCTACAGACTTTGCAAATAAACTAAGAACAGAGCCACCCTGGTGGCTTATTTGGTTCCCGTTCGATGTCAGTTTCTCTTACATCGAAATGACCATTAAGAAAACTTCTCTAC GGTTTATGTCTAATTTTACTGTGTCTGTTAAAAACATGTCTGAACATCAAGGAGCAAGTATAACGTTTTGGCCTTCTGAAGAACACCTTTGTTACTCGGGCGATGGTTTTGATATTGAAAAGGATAGCCACTATGTCACCATCAAGTTGTTTTGTAGTTCACTGTCAATGGGAAACACCATAAAGATTACTCTTGGTTCGACAAACACTCAACTAGAACTTTGTGatgtcaatataaaacaag GAGGAAGTATTGCACACGGTAAACGAACTTCAAGCTCACCTGCTAAAAAAGGCAATGCAAGCAATGTTGTTGATGGTTCGCTTGTGAAAGtcgaaaaaaattgttttgtcgGTAAAAATCCAAATCCATGGTGGCAAGTTGATCTTGGTGGCGTTTCAAGTATCCGTGAACTGAGATTAACGCCATTTTATCAAA AATCATTTTCGGGGTACAAAGTGAATATATCAACGCATGAAAATTACTCATCCTGGAAAACAGTGTATAACGACTCTAGCTCAGGACAAAAGTATGTTCAACTTACATTTGCTGCCAGACATATTCGTATTTACAGACCGGGCAAAACAAAGTTATCGCTTTGTGAGGTGGAAGTTTATGAAG TATGTGGTTATCGGCGCTGGGGTGATGCTTGTGAGAAGGAATGTTACTGTGGAGGTGAAGCCCCCTGTGACATGTATACCGGTAGTTGTCCTGGAACAT CCTGTGATAAGAGCATGCACGGCCAGCATTGCTCAACCCGCTGTAACAAACACTGCTCTAAAGGTTGTAACAAGAGCGACGGGAAGTGCAGTTCGTGTGAACCTGGGTATCACGGGGACTTTTGTAACGAAC CTTGTGTTAACAACACGTTCGGTCCTAACTGTTCCAACAAATGCACTGAACATTGTACCGGTCAATGTGACAATGTTAATGGGATCTGTACCATGTGTTCTCCAGGCTATAAAGGGCAGTTCTGCAATGAAG CTTACGACAACGGAACATTTGGCCGgaattgtttgcaaaactgtagcAATCAGTGCTCTGGACCTTGTAACAAAGAGCTCGGGACTTGCAATTCATGTCAACCTGGATATCAGGGGAATTTTTGCAGGAAAC CCTGTGACAATAACACGTACGGCCTGAACTGCGGCAAGCAATGTAGCGATCAGTGCTTTGGACATTGTAACACTATTGACGGAGCCTGCACTACATGTGAACCTGGATTTGAGGGGCAATTCTGCAACAACT CTTGTGTTAACAACACATTCGGTCCTAACTGTTCCTACAAATGCAATGAACATTGTACCGGTCAATGTGACAATGTTAATGGGATCTGTACCATGTGTTCTCCAGGCTATAAAGGGCAGTTCTGCAATGAAG CCTGTGACAATAACACGTACGGCCTGAACTGCGGCAAGCAATGTAGCGATCAGTGCTTTGGACATTGTAACACTATTGACGGAACCTGCACTACATGTGAACCTGGATTTGAGGGGCAATTCTGCAACAACT CTTGTGTTAACAACACATTCGGTCCTAACTGTTCCTACAAATGCAATGAACATTGTACTGGTCAATGTGACAATGTAAATGGGATCTGTACCATGTGTTCTCCAGGCTATAAAGGGCAGTTCTGCATTGaag GCTGTGACAATAACACGTATGGCCTGAACTGTGCCAAGCAATGTAGCGATCACTGTTCTGGACCTTGTAACAATATTGATGGAAACTGCACTACATGTAAACCTGGATTTGAGGGACAATTCTGCAACAACT CCTGTACAAAAACTAAGTGGGGAATGAACTGTAACAAAACCTGTGGCCAGTGCGCTACTGAAGAATGCAACTCTTACAACGGCTTCTGTGAAACGGGATGTAAGGCTGGTTACCAGCTGAACACTTGCAACGAAC CTTGTGACAATCGCTCATTTGGTGTGAACTGCAGTGGCACATGtaattcaaattgcaaaggTCCCTGTAACAAGACTAATGGCCTGTGTATGGACTGTCAAAGCGGATGGAACGGTTCTTACTGTGACAAAA ACTGTCCAGGCGGTTACTACGGTTCACGCTGCATACATGGTTGTGGATACTGTTTGAATAGTCCCTGTGACAGAGTGTCAGGCAACTGTTCGGAAGGCTGCAAACCTGGATATCAACATACgccaaaatgttttgaaa AGTGTCCCATTGGAACATTTGGTTTGAAATGCTTAAGACATTGCAGTGTGCATTGTGATCGTACATGTGACCGTGTGAGAGGCCATTGCTCATGTCAAACGGGATACCAATTGCCGAAGTGTATTTATG AATGTGAGCTTGGAACATGGGGGAAAAACTGCGATCAAACGTGTGGAGGTTGCCATGCTGAAAACTGTAGCAAGACCGATGGCCACTGCCTTAGTGGATgcaaatatggatataaaatatCATCGGACTGCATGGAAA AATGTGACGACGGCAAATATGGTTACAACTGCTCTGAATCATGTAGCAGAAACTGTGAAGATCCAACGTCCTGTAACACAACCACTGGCTTTTGTGGCTCTTGCAAGCGGGGTTGGCAAGGCGCAATGTGTAGTGAAA GATGTCCTGACCAAAGGTATGGCCAGAATTGCCAGGAAAAGTGTGGGCACTGTGCGGGAGCGACATGTAATATAATGGATGGACATTGTATTTCATGTATACCTGGCTACATAAATGATGGACGATGCAAAACTG GATGCGAGGCTGGTAGTCACGGTGTGGACTGTCAGGAGCGGTGTGGAATGTGCGCCGGAAACAAATCCTGTCACCCGGAGAACGGGACCTGTCCACTTGGCTGCAAGACGGGATTCTCTGGAGATGGATGTACACAGAATCTGCAAG CGCCCTCAGAGCCTCTTATAGTGGCAATTGCTGGAGCTGTTGGAGGTGGAGTTTTGATCATCACCGTTATTGCGGTAACAGTCGTTGTTCTGTTGATTAAAAGGTGTGAAGCTGAACAATGCCAGAAGAAAACGCCAGCAAATAA GATAAATAAGTCTGCAGAAATCCGACATCCTGGAACAAGTAAGGCCCAGACAAAGTCATCTGATGATCCTGAAGAGTCAGGGAATAAACAACGTAAAGTTTATTTTCAAG ATAAGCACCTTCCTGTAGCACCCACGGACGATCCTGTAGTTGTACTTGAGCCCACCTACGGAAACATGAGTGGTGAAGAGGGGCAGTCGCCACCGAACCCCGTGACCTTGTCTCAGCTTCTCAGCTATATAGGCACAAAGTCTGCCGACCAGACATATTTTAGCAATGAATACACG aaaattccaaCCGGCATGATTCACCCAGCGACCGCTGCCAGAGACCCGGAAAATGCCGGCAAGAGTAGATACAAGAACCTGTATGCAT ACGATCACTCAAGAGTACACCTCAAGAAACAGCAAGGAGAGACGGACTATATCAACGCGTGTTTCATTCAG ggTTATTCCGGAAGGCCAGAGTTCATTGCTTCACAAG GTCCTATGGAAGCTATGATCGAAGACTTTGTTCGTATGATCTGGGAAAATAGCGTCATTACAGTCGTCATGGTTACCAACCCCGTCGAGCTTGGAAAA ATCAAATGCCTGCCGTATTGGGGGGAGATAAATGAGGAAAAGGAGATTGGTATGTTTGTGGTGGAGCTTACGGCAGAGCAGCAAAATAGCGACTTCGTCGTCAGGGATATAAAAGTGTTAGAGAAG ACTAACCCGGACGTAGCACGAAGTGTCCGCCAGTTCCACTACACAGCGTGGCCGGACAAAGATGTGCCGGATAGCCCCGCCAGCCTGCTCATGTTCTGGCACACCGTTCGCGCGTACGACCCCCAACGTGTAGCGCCATGGCTTGTGCATTGCAG CGCTGGTGTTGGACGAACCGGGACGTTTATTGCGATGGACATTCTACACAGCCATGGCAACAAGACTGGCGTCCTTGACGTATTCCAGTGCGTTCACACTCTGAGGGATCAGCGCGTCAATATGGTCCAAACACTC AGTCAGTACAAATTCCTACACGAGGTAATGTACGAGGCCCTTGTGCTGTCTTCTTGGCCAGTCCCGATTGATGAGTTTCCCAATGAACACCAGCGCCTCATCAAGGTCGACCCCGTCCTCAACAAGACAAACATTCTACTAGAATATGAG AATGAAAAGGCCTACCAAACGATGGTGTTGTCAAAAATTCGCCTGGATTCGTATGGTCAAGAGATGGACGTCTTTTCTATCGCGAGTTTGCCGGAGAACGTCAGCAAAAACAGATCACAGTCCCTACTTGCCC ATAATATGTACAGACCTATCCTTCGCACGCCAGTAAGCGGACGCAACGACTATATTAATGCTGTTTACATTCCG ACGCTGTTTGAACGATACGCATTTGTGGTGAGTCAGACACCCCTAGAGGAGACGCTAGTGGACTTTTGTCGCCTCATACACGACCTCGACATCCGCATCGTGGTCTCATTCCCGGACGAAGGGAGAGAACAG GTTGGTAAACTTCCAACCAGCGGCTCAAGCACAATCGGACCTTTCACAGTTCGTTTTGAGAAGGAGAAAACATCGGATAGCATCATACACAGAAAATACTCTCTGACAAACAAAACTGGG GGTAAGAAAGAGTTCTGCCAGCTGGTGTACAGGAAATGGACGATGCGACAGGTGGTTCCATCGGATCGAAAGTCTTTTGTGATGCTTCTACATGAAGTTGAGACACTTCGAAAGGCGAATCGAAAATGTCCAGTCCTTATAACCTGCTT TATGGGATTCGAGCGAAGCGGCCTGGTGGCGGTGTTGTTTGCCATTCTTGCCATACTGACCAGGACAGGTGCCGTATCTGTCCCTCTCGTTATACGGCACTTACGGACACGCAGGCAACAACTCATACCGAATTTC GAGCAGTTTCAGTTTTGCCACGATGTGGTCCTGGACCACGCCAATGCAAGAGAAACCTGCGACAATGTCTGA
- the LOC128229310 gene encoding uncharacterized protein LOC128229310 isoform X5 yields MIVVLWRISFLCLVLLVAGVPGSICSGDRDGIVRYGPGCELPCFCKDRGECDQTSGTCKAGCAPGMFGPSCQYRDIAHDQMKNARHSDNLEQHHRYADLAVDDNLTTCSSTDFANKLRTEPPWWLIWFPFDVSFSYIEMTIKKTSLRFMSNFTVSVKNMSEHQGASITFWPSEEHLCYSGDGFDIEKDSHYVTIKLFCSSLSMGNTIKITLGSTNTQLELCDVNIKQGGSIAHGKRTSSSPAKKGNASNVVDGSLVKVEKNCFVGKNPNPWWQVDLGGVSSIRELRLTPFYQKSFSGYKVNISTHENYSSWKTVYNDSSSGQKYVQLTFAARHIRIYRPGKTKLSLCEVEVYEVCGYRRWGDACEKECYCGGEAPCDMYTGSCPGTSCDKSMHGQHCSTRCNKHCSKGCNKSDGKCSSCEPGYHGDFCNEPCVNNTFGPNCSNKCTEHCTGQCDNVNGICTMCSPGYKGQFCNEAYDNGTFGRNCLQNCSNQCSGPCNKELGTCNSCQPGYQGNFCRKPCDNNTYGLNCGKQCSDQCFGHCNTIDGACTTCEPGFEGQFCNNSCVNNTFGPNCSYKCNEHCTGQCDNVNGICTMCSPGYKGQFCNEGCDNNTYGLNCAKQCSDHCSGPCNNIDGNCTTCKPGFEGQFCNNSCTKTKWGMNCNKTCGQCATEECNSYNGFCETGCKAGYQLNTCNEPCDNRSFGVNCSGTCNSNCKGPCNKTNGLCMDCQSGWNGSYCDKNCPGGYYGSRCIHGCGYCLNSPCDRVSGNCSEGCKPGYQHTPKCFEKCPIGTFGLKCLRHCSVHCDRTCDRVRGHCSCQTGYQLPKCIYECELGTWGKNCDQTCGGCHAENCSKTDGHCLSGCKYGYKISSDCMEKCDDGKYGYNCSESCSRNCEDPTSCNTTTGFCGSCKRGWQGAMCSERCPDQRYGQNCQEKCGHCAGATCNIMDGHCISCIPGYINDGRCKTGCEAGSHGVDCQERCGMCAGNKSCHPENGTCPLGCKTGFSGDGCTQNLQAPSEPLIVAIAGAVGGGVLIITVIAVTVVVLLIKRCEAEQCQKKTPANKINKSAEIRHPGTSKAQTKSSDDPEESGNKQRKVYFQDKHLPVAPTDDPVVVLEPTYGNMSGEEGQSPPNPVTLSQLLSYIGTKSADQTYFSNEYTKIPTGMIHPATAARDPENAGKSRYKNLYAYDHSRVHLKKQQGETDYINACFIQGYSGRPEFIASQGPMEAMIEDFVRMIWENSVITVVMVTNPVELGKIKCLPYWGEINEEKEIGMFVVELTAEQQNSDFVVRDIKVLEKTNPDVARSVRQFHYTAWPDKDVPDSPASLLMFWHTVRAYDPQRVAPWLVHCSAGVGRTGTFIAMDILHSHGNKTGVLDVFQCVHTLRDQRVNMVQTLSQYKFLHEVMYEALVLSSWPVPIDEFPNEHQRLIKVDPVLNKTNILLEYENEKAYQTMVLSKIRLDSYGQEMDVFSIASLPENVSKNRSQSLLAHNMYRPILRTPVSGRNDYINAVYIPTLFERYAFVVSQTPLEETLVDFCRLIHDLDIRIVVSFPDEGREQVGKLPTSGSSTIGPFTVRFEKEKTSDSIIHRKYSLTNKTGGKKEFCQLVYRKWTMRQVVPSDRKSFVMLLHEVETLRKANRKCPVLITCFMGFERSGLVAVLFAILAILTRTGAVSVPLVIRHLRTRRQQLIPNFEQFQFCHDVVLDHANARETCDNV; encoded by the exons ATGATCGTTGTTTTGTGGAGGATAAGTTTTCTCTGCTTGGTTTTGCTTGTGGCAGGCGTACCAG GCTCTATCTGCTCAGGAGATAGGGATGGCATAGTGAGATATGGACCGGGATGTGAGCTCCCGTGCTTCTGTAAGGATAGGGGAGAATGTGATCAAACGAGCGGCACGTGCAAGGCGGGCTGCGCTCCAGGCATGTTCGGGCCTAGCTGCCAGTACC GTGATATTGCACACGACCAAATGAAGAACGCGAGGCATTCGGACAATTTGGAACAACACCATCGCTATGCTGACCTGGCTGTGGACGATAACCTCACCACTTGCAGCTCTACAGACTTTGCAAATAAACTAAGAACAGAGCCACCCTGGTGGCTTATTTGGTTCCCGTTCGATGTCAGTTTCTCTTACATCGAAATGACCATTAAGAAAACTTCTCTAC GGTTTATGTCTAATTTTACTGTGTCTGTTAAAAACATGTCTGAACATCAAGGAGCAAGTATAACGTTTTGGCCTTCTGAAGAACACCTTTGTTACTCGGGCGATGGTTTTGATATTGAAAAGGATAGCCACTATGTCACCATCAAGTTGTTTTGTAGTTCACTGTCAATGGGAAACACCATAAAGATTACTCTTGGTTCGACAAACACTCAACTAGAACTTTGTGatgtcaatataaaacaag GAGGAAGTATTGCACACGGTAAACGAACTTCAAGCTCACCTGCTAAAAAAGGCAATGCAAGCAATGTTGTTGATGGTTCGCTTGTGAAAGtcgaaaaaaattgttttgtcgGTAAAAATCCAAATCCATGGTGGCAAGTTGATCTTGGTGGCGTTTCAAGTATCCGTGAACTGAGATTAACGCCATTTTATCAAA AATCATTTTCGGGGTACAAAGTGAATATATCAACGCATGAAAATTACTCATCCTGGAAAACAGTGTATAACGACTCTAGCTCAGGACAAAAGTATGTTCAACTTACATTTGCTGCCAGACATATTCGTATTTACAGACCGGGCAAAACAAAGTTATCGCTTTGTGAGGTGGAAGTTTATGAAG TATGTGGTTATCGGCGCTGGGGTGATGCTTGTGAGAAGGAATGTTACTGTGGAGGTGAAGCCCCCTGTGACATGTATACCGGTAGTTGTCCTGGAACAT CCTGTGATAAGAGCATGCACGGCCAGCATTGCTCAACCCGCTGTAACAAACACTGCTCTAAAGGTTGTAACAAGAGCGACGGGAAGTGCAGTTCGTGTGAACCTGGGTATCACGGGGACTTTTGTAACGAAC CTTGTGTTAACAACACGTTCGGTCCTAACTGTTCCAACAAATGCACTGAACATTGTACCGGTCAATGTGACAATGTTAATGGGATCTGTACCATGTGTTCTCCAGGCTATAAAGGGCAGTTCTGCAATGAAG CTTACGACAACGGAACATTTGGCCGgaattgtttgcaaaactgtagcAATCAGTGCTCTGGACCTTGTAACAAAGAGCTCGGGACTTGCAATTCATGTCAACCTGGATATCAGGGGAATTTTTGCAGGAAAC CCTGTGACAATAACACGTACGGCCTGAACTGCGGCAAGCAATGTAGCGATCAGTGCTTTGGACATTGTAACACTATTGACGGAGCCTGCACTACATGTGAACCTGGATTTGAGGGGCAATTCTGCAACAACT CTTGTGTTAACAACACATTCGGTCCTAACTGTTCCTACAAATGCAATGAACATTGTACCGGTCAATGTGACAATGTTAATGGGATCTGTACCATGTGTTCTCCAGGCTATAAAGGGCAGTTCTGCAATGAAG GCTGTGACAATAACACGTATGGCCTGAACTGTGCCAAGCAATGTAGCGATCACTGTTCTGGACCTTGTAACAATATTGATGGAAACTGCACTACATGTAAACCTGGATTTGAGGGACAATTCTGCAACAACT CCTGTACAAAAACTAAGTGGGGAATGAACTGTAACAAAACCTGTGGCCAGTGCGCTACTGAAGAATGCAACTCTTACAACGGCTTCTGTGAAACGGGATGTAAGGCTGGTTACCAGCTGAACACTTGCAACGAAC CTTGTGACAATCGCTCATTTGGTGTGAACTGCAGTGGCACATGtaattcaaattgcaaaggTCCCTGTAACAAGACTAATGGCCTGTGTATGGACTGTCAAAGCGGATGGAACGGTTCTTACTGTGACAAAA ACTGTCCAGGCGGTTACTACGGTTCACGCTGCATACATGGTTGTGGATACTGTTTGAATAGTCCCTGTGACAGAGTGTCAGGCAACTGTTCGGAAGGCTGCAAACCTGGATATCAACATACgccaaaatgttttgaaa AGTGTCCCATTGGAACATTTGGTTTGAAATGCTTAAGACATTGCAGTGTGCATTGTGATCGTACATGTGACCGTGTGAGAGGCCATTGCTCATGTCAAACGGGATACCAATTGCCGAAGTGTATTTATG AATGTGAGCTTGGAACATGGGGGAAAAACTGCGATCAAACGTGTGGAGGTTGCCATGCTGAAAACTGTAGCAAGACCGATGGCCACTGCCTTAGTGGATgcaaatatggatataaaatatCATCGGACTGCATGGAAA AATGTGACGACGGCAAATATGGTTACAACTGCTCTGAATCATGTAGCAGAAACTGTGAAGATCCAACGTCCTGTAACACAACCACTGGCTTTTGTGGCTCTTGCAAGCGGGGTTGGCAAGGCGCAATGTGTAGTGAAA GATGTCCTGACCAAAGGTATGGCCAGAATTGCCAGGAAAAGTGTGGGCACTGTGCGGGAGCGACATGTAATATAATGGATGGACATTGTATTTCATGTATACCTGGCTACATAAATGATGGACGATGCAAAACTG GATGCGAGGCTGGTAGTCACGGTGTGGACTGTCAGGAGCGGTGTGGAATGTGCGCCGGAAACAAATCCTGTCACCCGGAGAACGGGACCTGTCCACTTGGCTGCAAGACGGGATTCTCTGGAGATGGATGTACACAGAATCTGCAAG CGCCCTCAGAGCCTCTTATAGTGGCAATTGCTGGAGCTGTTGGAGGTGGAGTTTTGATCATCACCGTTATTGCGGTAACAGTCGTTGTTCTGTTGATTAAAAGGTGTGAAGCTGAACAATGCCAGAAGAAAACGCCAGCAAATAA GATAAATAAGTCTGCAGAAATCCGACATCCTGGAACAAGTAAGGCCCAGACAAAGTCATCTGATGATCCTGAAGAGTCAGGGAATAAACAACGTAAAGTTTATTTTCAAG ATAAGCACCTTCCTGTAGCACCCACGGACGATCCTGTAGTTGTACTTGAGCCCACCTACGGAAACATGAGTGGTGAAGAGGGGCAGTCGCCACCGAACCCCGTGACCTTGTCTCAGCTTCTCAGCTATATAGGCACAAAGTCTGCCGACCAGACATATTTTAGCAATGAATACACG aaaattccaaCCGGCATGATTCACCCAGCGACCGCTGCCAGAGACCCGGAAAATGCCGGCAAGAGTAGATACAAGAACCTGTATGCAT ACGATCACTCAAGAGTACACCTCAAGAAACAGCAAGGAGAGACGGACTATATCAACGCGTGTTTCATTCAG ggTTATTCCGGAAGGCCAGAGTTCATTGCTTCACAAG GTCCTATGGAAGCTATGATCGAAGACTTTGTTCGTATGATCTGGGAAAATAGCGTCATTACAGTCGTCATGGTTACCAACCCCGTCGAGCTTGGAAAA ATCAAATGCCTGCCGTATTGGGGGGAGATAAATGAGGAAAAGGAGATTGGTATGTTTGTGGTGGAGCTTACGGCAGAGCAGCAAAATAGCGACTTCGTCGTCAGGGATATAAAAGTGTTAGAGAAG ACTAACCCGGACGTAGCACGAAGTGTCCGCCAGTTCCACTACACAGCGTGGCCGGACAAAGATGTGCCGGATAGCCCCGCCAGCCTGCTCATGTTCTGGCACACCGTTCGCGCGTACGACCCCCAACGTGTAGCGCCATGGCTTGTGCATTGCAG CGCTGGTGTTGGACGAACCGGGACGTTTATTGCGATGGACATTCTACACAGCCATGGCAACAAGACTGGCGTCCTTGACGTATTCCAGTGCGTTCACACTCTGAGGGATCAGCGCGTCAATATGGTCCAAACACTC AGTCAGTACAAATTCCTACACGAGGTAATGTACGAGGCCCTTGTGCTGTCTTCTTGGCCAGTCCCGATTGATGAGTTTCCCAATGAACACCAGCGCCTCATCAAGGTCGACCCCGTCCTCAACAAGACAAACATTCTACTAGAATATGAG AATGAAAAGGCCTACCAAACGATGGTGTTGTCAAAAATTCGCCTGGATTCGTATGGTCAAGAGATGGACGTCTTTTCTATCGCGAGTTTGCCGGAGAACGTCAGCAAAAACAGATCACAGTCCCTACTTGCCC ATAATATGTACAGACCTATCCTTCGCACGCCAGTAAGCGGACGCAACGACTATATTAATGCTGTTTACATTCCG ACGCTGTTTGAACGATACGCATTTGTGGTGAGTCAGACACCCCTAGAGGAGACGCTAGTGGACTTTTGTCGCCTCATACACGACCTCGACATCCGCATCGTGGTCTCATTCCCGGACGAAGGGAGAGAACAG GTTGGTAAACTTCCAACCAGCGGCTCAAGCACAATCGGACCTTTCACAGTTCGTTTTGAGAAGGAGAAAACATCGGATAGCATCATACACAGAAAATACTCTCTGACAAACAAAACTGGG GGTAAGAAAGAGTTCTGCCAGCTGGTGTACAGGAAATGGACGATGCGACAGGTGGTTCCATCGGATCGAAAGTCTTTTGTGATGCTTCTACATGAAGTTGAGACACTTCGAAAGGCGAATCGAAAATGTCCAGTCCTTATAACCTGCTT TATGGGATTCGAGCGAAGCGGCCTGGTGGCGGTGTTGTTTGCCATTCTTGCCATACTGACCAGGACAGGTGCCGTATCTGTCCCTCTCGTTATACGGCACTTACGGACACGCAGGCAACAACTCATACCGAATTTC GAGCAGTTTCAGTTTTGCCACGATGTGGTCCTGGACCACGCCAATGCAAGAGAAACCTGCGACAATGTCTGA